Within Prinia subflava isolate CZ2003 ecotype Zambia chromosome 10, Cam_Psub_1.2, whole genome shotgun sequence, the genomic segment GAATTCAGACAGGCCCCAAGGGGATGTCACACATGGGGCCCCAGCTGCCTGTTCCCCCCCTGTGACCTTCAGTGTCCTGCCAGAGGAACACAAGCAACCCGTGTGTTCCCAGGAGGCCTCAAGGAGACAGCTAGCACACTCCACAGAGTCTCAGACCATGGGAATAATGTGAAGGAAACTTCAAGGACATCAGTGTAGCTAGCCCACAACTGATGGGAAGACAAAGTCTCCCATAGGCTCAGCTGAAAATAATATCTCCACTTCTTGGCTATTGTTTAACCCACCACTGTGTGTCCCAGTCTTGCCCTCCCCTCGCACATAGGCTAAAGCAGTTGCCTTGACAAAagagacagcacagcaggagccaaaACCACACTCAGGATTGACCCCTGCCTTGGATCTGAGCAAAAggccccttccccacccctcccAGAGGTCTGCTTAGCCAAAGGAGCTCCTGTGTGCCCCTTAGAGTTGTAAGATAatgtcctgtgtcccctcccggGACTGCTCACAGCACAGATGCGCTGAAGGCAGCGTAAGAGCCCTCTTCACTTACTGTCATGATGGATCAAATTTTCCAAAGAGTCTGCCCATTTTCTGACTTCCTCTTGGCTAAGTCTAAGAGGAGACAAAGGGAGAAACACAGGGCTGAGTTAAACAGAGTACAGGAAGGACaaatttggtttgtttctcAGCACCACTAGAAAATCTTTTTCCCTGATTGTTGTAAGAGCATACACAAAAGACCAGGAATGAAATATCAGCTTGTTTTACAGATACCCCCAGGGATCCCAGAACCTACAGAAAGTTTGGTTTGCAATCCTCATCACCAGCCATGGGTTAGAAAcaaattttcctggaaaagttGCTGTGGAATTCATATTTACTTCGTGCCTGGCTACAACGCTTGCTGGAGCACAGATCTGGAATCAGTCTTACAGGTCATATCAGTGAACTCCAAAGGGCTGATTCCTTTAACCTGCCAGGGGAACAGTAGCTATGTGGAAGAGAGGAATGTGGGAACTAGAAACACATGGGGAGCACATCCTGCATTCATTCCCTCTGCCTTACTAGAACACCCTAGGGTTCATCTGTTCCAGGAGCAAACCTTGGCCTTTGGAGTCCTCTTTGGAGAGAACACTGTCCTTGCAGCTTGGGGAGAGCAGTGATGCCCTGACAGGCTGCTGGCTGTTTTTGTGTCCGTGCAGCTGTGTGAAGCATTGCACAAATCCAGCTCTAAGAGGCAGGGATGCTGAGTCTGCAACGTGTCCAGTTGCACTGGGTCGGGAACAGGGTCATTCCCCTGTGTAGGACACTGTACACATCCTCCCCTGTGCTCATTCATATGCAATCGTGGAAGTGGTGGCAGGCCAGGACTTCTAGTTCAGCATTCTTCATGGATATTGAATTCCTTGGGTGTTGATAGTCAGCTGACAGGACTGTCAACACCTGAGGGCTGCTGCCACACTAGATCCAAGGACAGGTGTTCAGGAAGaactgggaagcagcagcagagacactACTGCAGTGCAGCTCGGTGAAGAAGTAAACAACACGCTGCAGCCAGTCTGGGATTAACTAGATGACAGCACCTGCTCTTACCTCTGGCTTGAAGATATCTTCTCCTTCTTGCCCTGGGAAGAGCTGTAGTCACAGGAATCTGACTTCTGCAGCAAGAAGCCCAGACGGTGCTTCATGTCTTtggcactgaaagaaaaaaaatcaaggaggAGATGAAGACAATGCTTTGCACTCCCTCTGGAGCCTCCTCACTGCACAGGCTCCTCCAGCATTACTCAGTGACACAAATGCAGGTCACTGACAGGGAATACAGTGCTGATTTTCCACTCATCGCATAATGCACAGTTTTGTTTCTAGACAAATGCAACAATGccaaagaagtaattttttcatGTTCAACAGCTTCTTGCAGAGAAGGTCATCAGCCTGGAAGCAGGTGGCAAAGGGGGAGAAGCTGCTGTTTTCCTACTGTTTGCAGTGAAAATATTGTGATAGAAAAGCATCTCCATGCTGTGTATGTCACCTCTCCTGGAGCTGATTTGCCCAGCTGCCGATGTGTGGTTCTTACACCCTTACTAATCCTTTCCTCATTTCCCCACCTCACCACCCAgccacaggaacagcagggCCATGCCAGGCCACCCCACCAAGCCCTTGACACAGAGGAAAGGGACGAAGTCAGCGGCTTGGAGCAAGACTGTGGAGTCAGAGCAGGGCATGAGCCAAGAGTGTCACCACAACCAGCCAACGCTGACTCTGAGCTGCTCCCTTGCTCCACAGCAAGCTCCTCTGAAGATTCATCCTTAATTCTGTTCCACTGTCCAGCATGCTCAGGACAATCATTTCCTCACAGCAGGTCCTAGATATGCAGCTGATACTGGCCTTGGCACCTCTCTGGGTTTCCTTCCAGTTTAAAAAGGAGGGGTGGGTAAACCAGTCCTGCTTGCTCAGGGGTGCAGGCCCTGGCCTGCCCCAAGGTGCAGTGATAGTGCAAAGCAGGAAATTCTTCTCCTCCTCAGATCTGAGCCTGGAAAAGAGCAAGAGGCTGTGCCACAGGACTGAGCTCTGGTAGCTGCTCagttccccagcactgctctctgctccagcaccctGTCCTGGCCATACCTGATCTCACTGCTTGCCTCAGAAATGTTTCCTTAACAGCTCCAGCATTTAGGGAGAGCAAAGGGAGCTCACAGCTGCTTTAGAGCAGGGTGCCTGTGGCCACCACCAACATCCAGGCACACATGGGGACTCTGGGCTGCCAGCTTGGGCTGCCTGGCGCTGTCGTGCTCCTTGCCCAGGAGAAGGACACTGCTCAGGTCTGCAggagggtggcagcaggaggaaacaAGACACTACTGCTTGCAGTCAGTCCCCCAGCTTTCTGGGAGAGAGGGATTTTGCTGGGAATCCTGGACAGAGGTGTTTAAAAGATGTGAAGTATTTTTCCTCgcattttttcaattttttttttttatcctcatCAAATGTTCCTGCAAATTGGAAGAGTCAACactttttccttgcattttcaGCACCTGTTTTCAAATCCAACCATAAGCAGGAAGCTTTATGCTCCAGATGGGAGCCGGCTGAGTCTCTGCTTGCATTTTCCCCACCCACTGCACAGTTGCTGGGAAGCAGCCTCCGGAGTGCTGCTGAAGGCACGGTTGGGCAGAAAGGCAGCCCTGCACCATCAGAGACCCACACGAGTTTGGATGGGCTGGGTGAGAGGGGAGCATTGTGTCTCCCTcctgggcacctccaggccCCAGAGCACCTGAACTGGAGTAACACCCCTCATGCTGGGCTATGGGTCAGACCATGCTGCCGAAGGCACATTTGGGGCTGTgcgggctctgctctgctgatcCCACACACGGGGGTGCAGCCAGGTCTTGCAGGGCTACAGTTCAACCCATCCTGATGGCACCACACCACATGGGTGTGATGAGCCCcacagtgctgtgccctggggtcCAGCCTAACCTGGCCTCTCACCATCACCCGGGGAGCTCGGGCTGATCCTGCATCAGCTGGTGCCGCATCCAGATCCACCGTgccccacatccctgccttCTGGCACACGGGTCTCTGGTCCAGCTAggctgcatttctgcatttgaaatgcatttcaggGGATAATCCATAATTTTTATCCTGTCTGTATTGCTTCCCCCTCAAAAGAATCAAGAAAATTTAGCAGAGAGGagtcaaaggagaaaaagaggtTCAAAGACTGCAGAAGCAGCTGACAGGAATATCAAAATATCGCAATGCTAAAAGCTGTTGGTTTTGATAATGGGGATGATGAGAAGGAAGGCTTTAGAGTTCCCACAGCTCAGTACAAAACCTTTCTGCAATTCTAGctgacaaaaaaccaaaagcctCTAAGCAATCATTTGTATCTAATCTTGCAAAATAATCAGAGCCAAATCCGTCCTCCTGCCTCGGACACAAAGCGCAATGCATCAGCGTGTCTCCGGGCTAACGAGACCATTACCAGATGCTCAGAAATAAACAGTACCTTTTTAAGCAAGTGGCTGGCAGTGCAGCGAGTCCCTTGCACATCTTGCTCCCGAGGTCGGATCAGTATTCCAGGAAAAACAACCGCGGAGGAGGCGGCAGAGGCTGCGCACGGGATTCAGTCCGGTGTGCGAGGCAGCTGCGCTGCCTTGGCTCTGTTTTATAGCCTAGCCCAGACAGCCCAGCAGCGCTGGGTGACCCAGTCAGGagtcagcacagcagcagcacccgtCCCCTTTCTGCCCACCCAAGAGGAAGAGGCTGACGTATAAAACCCAGACAAACGAGTGAGAGTGATTGAAAACCTTACCAGAAACGAAGCTTGGTGTCTGGCTGCAGAGGTGGATTCTTTTAAAAGGGCTCAAAAAGCTTTGGGGACTTCCCCTATTGCAGGAGGTTGGAATGGTGCagatgaaaagcagatttttggagggggggacACAGATAGTAAAAAAGGTCAGAGAATCAATTCTGAGATGAGAGATGAGCTTTGCTGGTTCCTCTGataatttcctttcctcttctatTTAAAGTAACCTGGATCAAGAAAGGGATGagaattttaaacagaaaaggtTTTCATAATCCCAACAAATcaacaaatgcagaaaatagAGCTCCTAAGGAAAGAAGAATGTAAATTCATCAGGGAACTACCCAGGCAGATGAGACTTTCCACTTTTATTCCAGAGTCAtgtgaatatatatttttggtGAGGCTGCAACAAAAGCTCGGGGTGGGGGGGGAGGGATGGTGCAAAGCCTATTGGAATATGAAATGTGCATACCTCAGCACACAGATTTCAGGACAGCTCACATACATGCGTGGAGAAAAGGAATTTAGGAGGTTGGCAGTACATCTGCCTTAAATATGGGTATCACTGCAACACCTTCTCCATTTGCATTTGCAAAATCAAAAGCCAGACTTGGTGACTCTAGTATCCCCAAGGAAAGATggttaattaaaataaaaggcttAACTGTGCCTGCCCAGAGAAGTCTTTGAAGCAGTTCTCAGGGTACTTTGTGCTAAAGAATGAACCCATGAGACACCTGTGGGGGTGCCAGCACTGTCCTGGCTCTGCTATAGTTCCAAGGAGAACAGAATGACTTCTTGTCCTCAGCCCTTGGATGGTGCAGAAGGCAGTTGCCCCTCTAGGGAGAGAGCGAATTGGTTGATATTTATCGAgttgcagctcagcacagccagtACCATCCTTATCAAAGAAGGGAAGGCTTTGGGCAGATGGACATGCATATAACTGCTGCATTTCAAGTCCTGCTCCCACTGTGAAATAAAGCAGCTTCTGATTAGCAGCAGGCTGCCTGCCCACACTACCCACTGCTGCATCCCTCTCCCAGAAACCTTTCAGTGCTTTGCTCACACATGATCTGCAGAAGCTGAGGATGAGCCTTTCCTCCTGGGTCTCTAGAGCctacagccagcagcacagagtcCAAATCCCAGAAGAGTTTACCTGCCTTGGCATACTGCATCTCCTCAGATCATTAATTGTGCTGAAAGCCAATGCTCTCATTAACTGTAAAATACTTTTGTAGGAGTGTGACTGTCCTGCTGCCAAACCTGAGGCAATGTGCCTGCAAGTCCTGTGCTGTTTGGACTAAAAATCAGCGCCAGCTCCAGGACGGTGTAAAACTTTATCATGACAGAATGTCCTCTCCTTTTAGTGTTGGTGAGTTGACAGCACTTGGGTGAATTTGTAGGAAGCAACTGAGCACTGGCAGAGTTGGTGCCTAAGCTCTCTCGTGTCTTCTGTTTGGGGAGAAGTCGAGGAGCAGAATATGGCCAACAGAAAAAAGGTAACTGATTATTTACTAAATagataattaatttaatttgactATCAAACTTGTGCAATGTTATTCAGTGTTGTGCAATGACATTCAAACAATTCAAGAACCCATCTGGCTGACACAATTGATTGTGTTTGCAAGCTTGCCCCTCTCTCTGGCAAGGTTAGAGCTCTGTCTCAGGCAGGGTGTTTGCTAGGGCAAGGAACTTCTGTGCAGAACACAAAAAACCTACAGTTTGTTTGCAAAATGTTGTATAGCCAGATTTAGGAATGTCACACCTCTCTGTGGACTGCAGGCACGTTTGCTGCATGGCTGTAACGACACTTGGATGCTGGTGTTGTTAACATCAGGTCACCTTCTGTGTTCCCCAACTCCTGTGTGAGCAGGCTGTAAACAGGAATTTCTGGCACTGCCATCACAATAGCCAGCCTAAAGGGCTTTGCAATGAGGACCATCCTCCCTAGACTGGGCATGGAGACTCCTAGAAGTGCTGCAGTTGAAATTTCCCTCTTTCCAGTTCATTAACACTGACTGGCTCAGGCTGGCCCCCATGAGAGGAGTTCAGGCTTGTGCACTGTTTCTCCTCTAAGCTGTGTTTCCCAGCTCTTGCAGTTTAATATCCTCTCAGTTACTCCAGCTGGTCTCCAATCTAAAGTATCCCCTTCCGTCTCCCACCATCACAGGCAGGCTTCTTCTCCCAGGGTACAGACTGTGCTGTGCTCAACACCAaactctcctcctcctcctcctcccccctgcCAGCTAGTGAAGCGGCAGCTCCTGCCATGTTTTATGCCTGGCACGTCATCCCTAGCTTGCCTCACCTGCTCATGGAGAACTCAGCAGAGGGGATGGgctggggtgcagggctggggatgggtcTGGGCCATCCCTGGGCCGTGCAGTGCTTTGGAGGCAGCCAGAGGCTctcaggagccagcaggatTGTAAACGGCTGTGGTACCCACAGTGGCATCCCTCACCCCCCACCTCACCCCTGCTGCACCCCGAGCAGCTGGAGACAAGGCTCTGAATGGGAGCtttccctcccacccctgccagggaAGCACGTCACacgtgtgtgctcacccccgCACACGAGTGCATGTGGGATGTGTCCCCGGGCTCGGCGCAGCCAGAGGCAGCCCgtgggagggggcagggagcGCCTGAGGAGCGCTGCTGGTGTTCCGTGGTCATTGCCCGGAGCTGGGCTGCCACAGGCTCTTGTCCTCCCGCCGcagtcccttcccttcccagagcagctgccgTGGCATGGGAGTGCACCAGGAGGATGCTGGTGCTTTGTGTCGCTGGGAACCAGGAGGGTGACGTGGGGGCTGtgaggaggtgctgctgggccagggcctCTCCTGGCACGgctgccttcccctgcctgccTTGCAGGGGCTGTGACCCACTCTTGCTCCTCTGCTCTTGCTCACAGAGCCAGCCAGGCACCTTGGGAAGGGGTGAGCAAATGCCTGGGTGTGCACAGTGGGCACTGGGCGGGGCACTGCCCATTTTTCCTATGACCATCCATGTCCAATCCATGTCTGGGAGACAGCACTGGTAAGGaactggagcagctcccacacagCTGAGAAGCACCAACCAGGGTGACACTGGTCCCCAAGCCCCCAAGCTGCAGAAGCCCTCCACATGTGGCCACTTTGGTGACATTTCTGCCCAGGCGTGTGgccccagtgctgagcactgtTGTGGGGAGGGGAGCTGGACTGCTGAACTCCTTGATGTGCTTCCTCCATAGCCCCAAGCACTCTTTATACAAAAACCCTTCCAGTGCAACCACCCACTGCTGGTATTTTCTCCAGTACACCTGTTGGCAGGTAAGATTTCCTTCCAGCATGGAGGGCTGCATCTCACCCATGCAAGCATGTGGTTTGAGTGAGTTACAGCTAatgagctgggagcagagaacTCTGGAAAGATCACTGGGGTTTGAGTTTGGATGGATGAGCTCAGCACGTGTCTGTGCCTGACACTGCAGGCAGCCACATTTCCTGTCCCAGGGCACTGACTGCAGCCTGACCTCCCTAAGTGACACACAGAGAGGCCACACTCGTCCCCATAGGGTCCCCCAGCTGGCGCTGGGATTCCCAGAAACACTGTCCCACAGCAGAATCTGAGGGAATTGTCCTTTCCCATGGCTCTGCAGTGCACTGTGTGACTTCACGCGTGCCCTGGCTCTGGCGGCCAGCCCCTGGAGGCGGCTGAGGAGCAGCCATCTCCTCCCAGATCAGCCCTTGCAGAAGGGATGAGTCACCCTTCTGCAAGATGGGTAATTTGCCACTCACACAGAAACTTTCTCAAGCATGGATGTACCTCTGGGCCGACCCAGTCCCTTTTCTGCTCTGCAAGCACAGGCAAAAGGGAACTCTTAAAGGCAGAGCAGCTTTAGTTTGCTCTTATAGTTTCTTGATGAGCCTGCTCTTCTCTGAAATTATGTTCTGTATACATTAGCACCTTCGTTTGGAACCTCCCTTAGCTTCACACAGTTCATACAGCCAAATATGCAATCCAGACAATTTCCCCATGCTCTCAGTTGTTTCCTACTTGTATGTGCACCTACAACATCAGTGGCCTTTTGTCATTTCTAAGGGCTTGGAATTTCCTAATCATTCTGAGGGAGTGGTGAgagtcttattttttttttttgcttcaacCCCAAGGTTTTAAGCTGTCTACTTGTTCTGTTACtgcccagaaaaaaatatttcagcttatGTCAAAGGAAGAATTTTGTTCAGCCCAAAtggatgggtttttttactttcctgGTTTGGCTTTGCTAATGAGGTAAGTGCTATTTTTTGGTGTGATGGgttttctgtggtttgtttgggtttttttggttgattggttggttagggtttttttgtttggtttgtttttctggtctggctattgttcttttttcatGGCCATAAGACCACAGGAAAATCTATTATTTGAGTAACTTGCCTTCCAGTTTCCTGAATCTCTGTCTTGTCATCCATTTTGATTAACAGCCCCTTAAACATTTCCTGCTAATCAGTAAGACAGTTTGAATAACACTGCACCGCAAACCAGTCAACATATGGCTGTTCACTGATGCTTTCTCAATACAAAACCCACTTTGAAATGTCTCATTTAGCCACTTTTAGTGCATTTAATAAGGATTTTATGACACTTTAGGCTAAATATTGATAGCACGTCATATTCACTCATAAATCTATTTCACCactacaacttcctcatgaaAAAACTATTAAGCTTATTAGAAAAGGTCTATTTTTCCATTAGATCATGTCATCTGGTATCAATGACATCACCACCTTTTCCAGTGTGCCTGCTGTTGTCCGTACTAACAGTGCTCCTGCCCTCATCAATAGGTTAACAGCTTAGTGACGGGACAGCTCATCCCTTCTTGGGGAACCACTTTAATCATGAAGACTAATCATGAAGAATTGttaaggttagaaaagacctccaagatcagcAAGTCTAAGCTTTCACCAAGCACCTCTACCCCAACTGAACCATAGCATGAGTGCCAGGTCCGGTGATGGTGATTTCACCACTTCCGTGGGTGGTTTTTGATCCTtaaccaccctttcagtgaagggATTCTCCCTGATGTTCAGAccaaacctctcctggtgtagcttgaggccatttcctctcatcctgtcactagttgcctgggagaagagtcCAATctccacctggctacagcctcctttcaggcagttgtagcgagtgataaggtcacccctgagcctccttttctccaggctaaatatccacagctccctcagctgctcctcataggaCTTGTGCTCTCCAGAGCTTTTAGCACCTTCATTgtcctctggatgtgctccagaACCTCAGTGTCTTTCTAGTAGTGAGGGACTCAGAACTGGAAACAgcacttgaggtgtggcctcaccagtgcccagtacagggggAACAATCCCTTCCTtggtcctgctgccacactATTCttgatccaggccaggatgcccttggccttctctCCCGCCtaggcacagctggctcatgtttaCCCACTCTTGACCAGGTAtttttctgctgggcagcttcCCAGCCACTCTACCCCAGCCTGGAGCATTTCATGGAATTGTTGTGACCCAAAGGCAGGACCCAGCACCTGGCCTTGTTGAGCCTCATGTAGCTGGCCTTGGCTCATGGATCCAGCCtctccagatccctctgcagagccttcctgccctccagcagaccAACACTTCCACCCAACGTGGTGTCTGAGAACTTGCTGAGGGGGCACTCAATCACCTCTTCCACATCATTGATAAAGGTAAGAAACAGGACTGGCCCCAACAGTGAGCCCTGGGGAACTGCACTGCTGACTGACCACCAACCAGATATAGCTCCAGTCACTACCAccctctgggcctggccatccagccagtcCTTAACCCAGTGAAAAGAGCAGCAGTCCAAGCCCCAGGcttccagcttctccaggaaaatgctgtgaGGAAATCAGAAAGCATTGCTTATTTCcagtatggttttattttaaaatgaatggaaaagaaCCACTCTTTGTCCTGAGAGCTCTTTAGCCTATTCCTCCAAGAATCTTAGTGCAAGCCAGTTGCACTTAGCTGATACAAGGCTGTGTGGGTCGTTCCCAGGGCTGTGTAGCCCGAGGCAGGGAGACACTCGCTGTCTTGGCGATGGACACTGAGTTGCTGTTTATTTAAAtacacagctctgtgttcctTCCTGGTCTTCACAAGCTGTTTGCACTGACTGCTTGAGGCTTACTGGGAGATCCCCTGTTGAGCCAGGAGCTGTGATGGGCAGTGGTGGGAGTGCTCAGAGTGACCCTGTGGTGCCCATCACACACCACGTTTGCTCACAGCCAGTGGTTGCCACACACCTCTCACTTGTGGGCTGATTGCTTCACCTTAAGGTatagaggaggaggaggcataAAGGGACGCAGGAAGAGAGTTGATGCATCAGAAATTAGGTTGTCTTTATGTGCAATGTGCAACAAAACCACTTCTCGTGCCTTCTGCACCCTAGCAACCCAGCTGTGCAGTGGCTCCTGTTTTCCAGCTTTAAAAAGCCCAACCCTTCAATGTGAGTGAGCTATCTTCTGCCTAGACAAGCACTGCAGGATGAGTTACAAGCTACAAAATGAAATCTTTCATCACTGCAGATGTAGTGGAATCTACTGTCTTAACCTCAAATAGACCTTTcttgctcctctccctcttaTCTTTGCAGTGGCAGCTCAGCAGGATTAGAGGTGCCATACCACAAGGCCCGTGCCGGGGAACAAAAGCTGGAGCTGTATTGACTGGTGCAAAGCCCAGGGGATGTTTTTTCAGCGAGGTCGTGGCTCTGAGTCCCAAGCACATTGCTTGCTGCTCTAGTCACAGTTTAGTTGATGAGTTCTCTAAGCCCATTCACAAAAGGC encodes:
- the RGS4 gene encoding regulator of G-protein signaling 4 isoform X2, which encodes MCKGLAALPATCLKSAKDMKHRLGFLLQKSDSCDYSSSQGKKEKISSSQRLSQEEVRKWADSLENLIHHDSELGFMYTGEDEPQYAGAHTVLL